In the genome of Kiloniellales bacterium, the window GAGAGGCCCCGAAAGGCGGGTCGCCGGGCCGCGGATCGGTAGCGCGACCAGACCGCCGACGAAGCGCTGACCGGGCCGGGCAGGGTGCCGTCGGTCAGCAGCAGGCCGGTCTCCTCGTGCAGCTCCCGCAGGGCGCAGCGCACCAGGGCCGGGTGGAGCGACGCGGTCGCGGCATCGGTCCCTTGTGGCAGGGTGGCGAAGCTTTCCGGCAGGCCGGAGTCCTGCCGGTCCTCGGGCTCCAAAGCACCGCCGGGAAAGACGTAGACCTCAGGCATGAAGCGGGACGAAGCCGGCCGCCGGCCGAGCAGGACTTCCGGACCCGCCTCGGTCCGGCGCAGCAGGACCAGCGAAGCCGCGTCGCGCGGCCGGGAGACAACCCGCGGCCGCTGCACGCTGTCGCTCAGTTGAAGATGACCTGGCCGGACTGCCTGGTCTTGCTGCCGGTCCTGCCGCCGGCAATCGCTTCCCGATAGAGCGTGCGGTCGGACAGCAGTCCGATCGCCACCTCGACATCGACCTCGTCCGTGCCCTCGCGCGCCGGACAGCGCGCCCTCAGGGCGTTCAGGGCCGGCGAGTCGCCCGGGTCGATGCTGACCTGGCGGACCGCCGGCGAGATCGTGTTCAGGCCCCGGCGCAGCCCGGCAATGATCTCTTCAGCGGTCTTGCCGTCGTCCTCGATGCAGATGTCCGGCAGTACGCCCCGCTTGTCCAGGGCATAGCCCGAAGGGGCGTGGAACCGCGCCCAGGTCAAGGTCAGCTCGCCGTCGTTGGGCAGCCGCAGGACCGTCTGCACGGTCCCCTTGCCATAGGAGTTGCTGCCGATCAGGACCGCCCGGCCGCTGTCCTGCAGGGCCGCGGCCACGATCTCGGAGGCCGAGGCGGAGTTGCCGTTGATCAGGACCACGACCGGCTTGCCCGCGGCCTCGTCGTCCGGCTCGGCCTCGAAGTACTGGTGGCTGTCCGGGTGACGGCCGTGAGTTGAAACAAGCCGGCCCTTGGTGACGAAGAGGTCGGAGACCTCGACCGCCTGATCGAGCAGCCCGCCCGGATTGCCCCGCAAGTCCAGAACGTAGCCGGCCAGCCCGTCGCCCAGGTCGTCGCGGGCTTCGATCAGCTTAAGGCGCAGCATCCGCGTTGTGTTCTGGTTGAAGCCGGCGATCTTGATGTAGGCCACTTTGCCCTTGAGCTTGTAGGTGATGGTCTGCGGCACGATATGGCCGCGCTTGATGTCCAGGCTGAGCGAGTCGCTGCGGTCCGGGCGCCTTACGGTCACGTTGACCGAAGAGCGCATCGGCCCCCGCAGGCGCTGCACGATCTCGCGCTGGGTCAGGCCGACCGCCGTTTCGCCGTTGATCGCCACGATGATGTCGTCGTCGCGCAGGCCGGCGCGCTCGGCCGGGGTGTTCTCCATGACGTTGAGGATGCGCACGCCTTCGTCGACGACGCGGATCCGCACACCGATGCCGCCGAAGCCCTCGCGGCTGGCGCGGTTGTTCCGGGCCTCCTCGCGGCCGGCATAGCGGGAGAAGCCGTCCAGGTCGCCGAGCACCCCGTCGAATACGGTCTCGTAGAGCGAGGCGCTGCCCTCGCTGCCCAGGCGGCGCGAATGGGTCAGTCCGATGTCCAGCGCCGCCGCGGTAAGATCGCCCCAGGCGTCGATGTCTTCCTGCCGCGGCGCCGGGAAGCTCTGCGCGACGGTGCCGTCGACCGCGACGGTCACGGTCGAATCCTGGCGCAGGATGCTGAACTTGGGATCGATGCGCGAGAGTTTCGAAAGTCCGGAGATCACGAGGTCCGGCATCGAGACCTCGTCGATGTAGACCTCGTTTATGTCCTTGTAGCCGGTCGAGAAGAGGCGCGTGGCGCTGGTCGTGCTGAAGCTCCGACCTTCTTCCTGGCTCGCGACGCAGGCGGCTGCCAGGAGGGCCATCGGAACGACGGTGGCCATGGTGGCCCGTCTGGCAAGTCGCCAAAGTGCAGCGTCAGAGTACCTCTCGACCATCACCCGGACCTCCGCCTCCCTTGATTCTGGGCGCCTAAAACCCTGAAGCGCCTCGTTGCTTGGGCGTTGGGAGCGATACTAAACTGGTAAAAAAAGTCTTACCAGTGTTATGTATGGTTAAGCTAAAATATTAATAAATCCAAAATAAGTCTAAGGCCATCGCCGGCAGGGATTCAGGAAATCATCCGCGACGGCGTCGGACTCTGGTGTTGTTCCTGGCTTGTTTGACTGGTCTCTTCTTGGGTTGTCCTTTCCGAATTGTATGGTTTGTCCGCCCTCTTCCGGCGTCGGCGGCGGCGGAGTCTTCAGCGATATGCAAGATAAGCCCTCCGGTTACTGGGCTGGCTTCGACCAGGCGGAGGGCGACCCGGTCGCCGAGGTTGTAGACCCGGCCCCAGCGCTGGCCGACCAGGCAGTGCCCGGCCTCGTCGTGCTCGTAATAGTCGTCCGGCAGCGCGCTGATCGGCACCAGCCCGTCGGCGCCGCTCTCGTCGAGCGAGACGAAGAGGCCGAAGCGGGTGACGCTGCTGATCCGGCCCGAGAAGGCCTCGCCGACCCGTTCGGCCAGGAAGGCAGCGGTGAAGCGGTCCACGGCGTCGCGCTCGGCCGCCGCGGCCCGGCGCTCGGTCGACGAGATGTGCGCGCCGATCTCCGTGAAGGCCGCCGCCTGCTCGCCCGGCAGGCCGTCCCTGCCCAGTCCCAGGGCCGAGATCAGCGAGCGGTGCACCAGCAGGTCGGCATAGCGCCGGATCGGCGAGGTGAAGTGGGCGTAGCGGGTCAGCGCCAGGCCGAAGTGGCCGAGGTTGCGCGGGCTGTAGGCCGCCTGGCTCTGGCAGCGCAGGACCAGTTCGTTGACCAGAGGCTCCTCGGCGCCGCCGCGGACCTGCTCCAGCAACCGGGTGAAGAGCTTCGGCCGCAGCACCTGGCCGCGGGCCAGGCGCAGGTCCAGGGTCTCCAGGAACTGCCGCAGGGCCTCTACCTTGACCGGGTCCGGGCCGTCGTGGACCCGGTAAAGGCAGGGGCGCTGGCGCGATTCCAGGGTCTCCGCCGCGGCGACGTTGGCGGCGATCATGAACTCCTCGATCAGGCGGTGGCTGTCCAGCCGCTCGCGTGCCTCGATCGCGGCGACCCGGCCCTTGGCATCGAGCATGACCCGCCGCTCGGGCAAGTCCAGGTCCAGGGTGCCGCGCCGCTCGCGCGCCCGCAGAAGCGCCGCGTAGGCGCCGTAGAGCGGCTTGATGACCTCGTCCAGCAGGGGCGCGGTGGTCTCGTCAGGCCGGCCGTCGATCGCCGCCTGGACCTGGGTGTAGGTCAGGCGGGCGGCGGAGCGCATCAGGCCGCGGAAGAACCTGTGCGTCTTGATGCGGCCCTGGGAGTCGAGCCTCATCTCCACCGCCAGGCAGCCACGCTCCTCCTTGGGCCGCAGCGAGCACCAGCCGTTGGAGAGCGCCTCCGGCAGCATGGGGACCACCCGGTCGGGGAAGTAGACCGAGTTGCCGCGCTCCCGGGCGCTGCGGTCGAGGGGGCTGTCAGCGGTCACGTAGTGGGCCACGTCGGCGATCGCGACCAGGACCCGCCAGCCCCCGCCTCTGCCCGACGCGCCTCTTCCGGACTCCGGGGCGGCCCAGACCGCGTCGTCGAAGTCGCGGGCGTCTTCGCCGTCGATGGTGACCAGCGGGATCTGCCGGAGGTCCTCGCGCTCGCCCAAGGAGGGCGGCCCGGCGGTCTCGGCCTGCTTCAGGGCGTCCTTGGGAAAGTCGATCGGGATGCCGTGCTCGAAGAGCGAGATCAGGCTCAATGAGCCCGGGCCGCTGAGCCGCTCGACGACCCGGACCTGCGGCAGGCCCAGGCGGTTGCCGCCGCGCAGCAGCTCGGCCAGGACCAGGTCGCCGTTCCTGGCGCCGCCGGCGTCCTCGGGCCGCAGCACGAACTCTCGCTTGGCCCGCTTGTCGGTCGGCACCAGGCGGCCTTCGGCGACCTTGGGGCGGTAGATCCCAAGGACCCGGCGCGGCGCGGCGCCGACCACGCGCATGGGCCGGGCCTCGTAGAGGCCCTCGCCGACTGCCTTAAGGCGGGCCAGGACGCGCTCGCCCTCGCCCAGGCTGGGATGGCCACCGGGGAAGGGGGCGATGTAGATCGTCGGCGGCGGGGCGTCGTGGCTCCAGCCGGCCGGGCGGCCGAGCAACTCGCCGTCCGGGTCGCGGCCGATCGCTTCGATCACGGTGACCGAGGGCAGGCGGCCCGGAGCGACGACCCGGCGCTTGCGGTCGCGCTCGATGTGGCCTTCGGCGGCCAGCTCCTTGAGCAGGGCCTTGAGCGCGATGCGCTGCTGGCCCTTCAGCTGGAAGGCGCGGGCGATCTCGCGCTTGCCGACCCGGCCGTCTTGCTCGCGGATGAAGGCGAGGACCTCGTCCTTGCTCGGAAAGGGCGCCGGCTGGCGCTTCGCGGCGGCCACGCCAGGGCCTATTCGGCGGCCTCGGCGGCGGCGGACCCGGTTTTCGCTGCCTGACCCGTCTCCTCGGCGGGCTTCTCGGCGGTCCCGCTCTTGCTGGTCTTCTTGCCCGCGGCCTTTCTGGCTCCGGTCTTCTTGGCCGCCGTCTTTTTCGCTGCTGCCTTCTTGGTGCCCGTCTTCTTGGCCGCGGCTTTCTTGGCGCCCGTCTTCTTTGCGGCAGTCTTCTTCGCGGCGGGCTTCTTGCCTTTCTTCGCCGCCTGCGCCTCCAGGAGCTCGAGCGCCTGCTCGAGGGTGATGTCCTCGGTGGTCAGGTGGTCGGGCAGGGTGGCGTTGATCTTGCCGTGCTTGGCATAGGGGCCGTAGCGGCCCTTGTGCAGGGTGACCGGCTTCTGGTCGTCCGGGTGCTCGCCCAGGGTCCGGAGGGCCGTGCTCTGGCGCCGCGCCGGCGCCTCGGCGATCAGGACCACGGCGCGGTTGAGCCCGATGGTCAGGACGTCGTCGTCTTCGGCCAGGGTCTTGTAGGCCGACTTGTGCTTGACGTAGGGCCCGTAGCGGCCGATCCCGGCCAGGATCGGCTCTCCGGTCTCGGGATGCGGGCCGACCTCGCGCGGCAGGGCGAGCAAGGCCAGGGCGGTCTGCAGGTCGATCTCCATCGGGCTCATGCCCTTGGGCAGAGAGCAGCGCTTCGGCTTCTCCGCGCCCTTCTCCTTGGAGGCTTCGCCCAGCTGCAGGTAGATCCCGAAGGGCCCCTTGCGCACCGTGACCGGCAGCCCGGTCGCTGGATCCTTGCCCAACTCGCGCGGGCTGGCCAGGCAGGCCTCGGCCGCGGCCTCCTCGCCGTTGATCACCGCCAGGGAGCGGGTGTAGCGGCAGTCCGGGTAGTTGGAGCAGCCGATGAAGCCGCCAGTCTTGCCGATCTTCAGGCCCAGGCGGCCCTCGGAGCAGGCCGGACAGACCCGCGGGTTGTGCCCGGGCTTCTCCGGGTCGACCGGGAAGAAATGGGGCCCCAGCTCGGCGTCCAGCGATTCGATGACGTGGGTGATCCGCAGGTCCTTGGTCTCGTCGACCGCGGCCTTGAAGCCGGACCAGAAGTCCTTCAGCAGCTCCTGCCAGGACAGCCGGCCGTCGGAGACCGCGTCCAGCTTGCCCTCCAGGTCGGCGGTGAAGCCATACTCGACGTAACGTGTGAAGAAGCTGCTCAGGAAGGCGGTGACCATGCGGCCGCGGTCCTCGGGGTAGAAACGCCGCTTTTCCAGCCGCACGTAGTCGCGGTCCTGCAGCACCTGGAGGATCGAGGCGTAGGTCGAGGGCCGGCCGATGCCCAGCTCCTCCAGCTTCTTGACCAGGCTGGCCTCGGTGAAGCGCGGCGGCGGCTGGGTGAAATGCTGCTCGGGCAGGACCTTGCGGCGCGACACCGCCTCGCCCTCCTTCATCTGCGGCAGGCGGCGGTCGTCGCCCTCACCGTCGCGCGGGCTGTCGTCGCGGCCCTCCTGGTAGAGCGTGAGATAGCCGTCGAAGGCCACCACCGAGCCGGTCGCCCGCAACCATGCGGCGCCATCCTTGGGCGCCCGGCCGTCGACGGCGATGTCGACCGCGACCTGGTCCAGGCGGGCGCTCTCCATCTGGCTCGCCAGGGTCCGCTTCCAGATCAGCTCGTAGAGCTTGACCCCGTCGGCGTCGAGCCAGGGCGCCAGGTCCGAGGGCCGACCGGTGATGTCGGTCGGGCGGATCGCCTCGTGCGCCTCCTGGGCGTTGCGCGCCTTGGCCTTGTAGACTCGGGGCGCCTCCGGCAGGTAGGCCGGGCCGAAGCGCTCGCCGATGGTCTCGCGGATCCCGGCGATGGCCTCGTTCGAGATCTGCACGCCGTCGGTCCGCATGTAGGTGATCAGGCCGACCACCTCGCCGCCCAGGTCGACGCCCTCGTAGAGCTTCTGGGCGGTGCGCATGGTCCGGGTCGCGCTGAAGCCGAGCTTGCGCGAGGCCTCCTGCTGCAGGGTCGAGGTGGTGAAGGGCGGCGGCGGGTTGCGCCGGACCTGCTTGCGTTCGATCTTTTCGATCTCGAAGCCCAGGGCCTGCTCCAGCCGCCCGGCGGCCGCCTTGGCGCTGGCCTCGTCGCCGAGGTCGAACTTGTCGAGCTTCTTGCCGTCCAGGTGGCTGAGCCGCGCCGTGAAAGGCGCGCCGGCGGCGCTGGCCAGCTCGACGTCGATGGTCCAGAACTCTTGCGGCTTGAAGACCTCGATCTCGGCCTCGCGCTCGCAGATCAGCCTGAGGGCGACCGACTGAACGCGCCCGGCCGAGCGGCTGCCGGGCAGCTTGCGCCAGAGCACCGGCGACAGGGTGAAGCCGACCAGATAGTCCAGCGCGCGGCGCGCCAGATAGGCGTCGATCAGCTCACGGTTCAGGTCACGCGGATGCTCGAAGGCATCGAGCACGGCGTTCTTGGTGATCTCGTTGAAGACGACGCGGCTGACCTCGACCCCGCCCAGGGCCTTGCGCCGGTTCAGCTCCTCGGCGATGTGCCAGGAGATCGCCTCGCCCTCGCGGTCGGGGTCGGTCGCGAGGTAGAGCTTGGCGGCGCGCTTGACGGCGTCGGCGATCTCCTTCAGCCGCTTCTCCGAGCGGTCGTCGACCTGCCAGTCCATGGCGAAGCCTTCGTCCGGCCGGACCGAGCCGTCCTTGGGCGGCAGGTCGCGCACGTGGCCGTAGCTGGCCAGCACCTCGAAGCTGCTGCCCAGGTACTTGTTGATCGTCTTCGCCTTGGCCGGCGATTCGACGATCACGACGCTCTTGCGCGATCCTGTCCTGCTGGAGTCAGGCATGCCTTGACGATCCGAGCTCCGTCTCTCGGGCACGCACGGGTTCAGCCCGTGTCGTCGCCATCCATCGAAAGCGATACGCGGTTCCCGGGATGCCGGACGACTCGCCCGGCCAACTCAAGTTCCAAGAGGACCCGGTTAACCATTGCGGCTGACAATTGGGCCTGGCGTGCCACTTCGTCAAGCAGTACCGGCGAAGGTCCTAGCAATTGCTTAACGATATCACGCGCCTCGGTGGCCTCGTCCTGGCCGGGTTCGGGCGCCTCGGGCACCGGACCGGGCCCGGTTTCGGGCCGAATCCGCCGCTCGGCCAGGAAGCCTTCCAGAGTCTCCAGGACATCCTCGGCGGATTCGGTCAGCACCGCGCCCTGGCGGATCAGGTGATTGCAGCCGCGCGCCCGGGGGTCGAGGGGCGAGCCGGGCACGGCGAAGACCTCGCGGCCCTGCTCCAGCGCCAGGCGCGCCGTGATCAGCGAGCCCGAGCGCGGCGCCGCCTCGACCACCAGCACCCCGAGCGAAAGCCCAGAGATCAGGCGGTTGCGGCGGGGGAAGTGGCGCGCCTGGGGCACCAGGCCGGCCGGCATCTCCGAGACCACCGCCCCGCGGTCGCGGACGGCTTCGTAGAGCGCCGCGTTCTCGCGCGGGTAGACCACGTCGGGACCCCCGGCCAGGACCGCCACGGTGCCGCCGTCCAGGGCGCCTTCGTGGGCCGCGGTGTCGATGCCGCGGGCCAGGCCCGAGGTGACGACCAGCCCGGCTTGGCCCAGGTCGGCGGCGAGCTGCTTGGCGAAGCGGCGGCCGTTGGCCGAGGCGTTGCGGGCGCCGACGACGGCGAGAGCGCGCCGATTCGGCAGGGCCGGGTCGCCGAGCACGCTGAGCACCGGCGGCGGGTCGTCGATCGCCGCCAGGGCCGGAGGATAGTCCGGATCAGATAGCGTAAGGACCCGCGCGCCCAGGGCCTCCAGGGCGTCCAGCTCGCGCTCCGCCTCGTCCGGCGGGCAGAGCCGGACCGGTCGCCGGCGGCCGCCCCGGCGGGCCAGCTCCGGCAGGGCCTCTAGCGCCGCCGCGGCGTTGCCGAACTGCGCGAGCAGCCGCCGGCAGGTGATCGGCCCGACGTTCTCGCTGCGGATCAGGCGCAGGAACGCGATCCGGCCGGCTCTGGAGTCCTCGGCGGCGGATGAGACCATAACGTGAACGTGACGCCGAGCCGGAGGCTCGTCAAGGGCGAGCCGCTTCGCCTTGGCCTCGCCGCAAAGGCCCTTCATCTTGACTCGCGCGCTCTGCGGGGCTGTGGCCGGGGTGGGCTTGTGGCAGGCTGGTGGCGGGATGACAAAGCGGCCAATGCAGGACCGGTCTCGTTTCGAGCTTCTCGCGCCCTGGGCGGTGGTCGCCTTGGCGCTGCTCCTCTCGGGCTGCTCGCCCCTGCGCGGCTGGGAGGCGATGCAGGTCGCTCAGGACATCGCCGCGGCCGGAGGTCCCAGCGGACTCAAGGAGTCGCGGCCGCCGCCGAAGCGCCGCAGTGTGACCTACAAGGTCGATCACCGCCGCTCGGCCGGCGACCTCTATCTGCCGGGCGACCGGGCCGAGGCCGGTCTGGTCCTTGTCCCCGGCGCGGCGGTCAACGGCAAGGACGATCCCAAGTTCGTCGCCTTCGCCGAATCCCTGGCCCGGGCGCGCTTCGCGGTGCTGGTGCCGGAGATCCCGAACCTGCGCCAGCTCAAGGTCCGGGCGACCGACGCCCGCAAGATCGCCGACGCGGCCCGTCACCTCGCGAGCTTCGCCGCGGCGGGGGAGGGCGCGCCGGTCGGTGTGGTGGCGGTCTCCTACGCCGCCGGGCCCGCGGTGATGGCGGCGGCGGCACCCGACGCCCGCGACCGCATCCGCTTCGTCGCGGCCATCGGCGGCTACTACGACCTGGAGGCGGTCATCACCTTCTTCACCGCCGGCGTCTATCGCGACGCGCCCGATGGCCCCTGGCAGGCGGCCGATCCCAACCCCTACGGCAAGTGGGTCTACCTGCGGTCCAACAGCGACTTCATCTCCCTGCCGCGGGACCGGCGCCTGCTGCAGGAGATGGCCGAGCGCAAGCTGGACGACCTGCGGGCCGACATCTCCCATCTTGCCGCGGGGCTCAGCCCCGAGGGGCGCTCGATCTACGCCCTGCTGCAGAACCGCGACCCGGCCGAGGTCGGGCGCCTGATTTCGGTCCTGCCGCAGCGCGTGCGCGCGGAGATCCGCGCGCTCGACCTGAAGAATCTCGATTTTTCAGATGTCTCGGCGAGGATCCTGCTGATCCACGGCAGGGACGACAAGATCATCCCCTACAGCGAGAGCCTGGCCCTGGCCGCCGCCGCCGGCGAGGACAAGGCGGAGCTCTTCCTGGTCGACAACCTGGCCCATGTCGACCTGGGCCCCGGCAGCCTCGACGACCAGTTCACCCTCTGGCGCGCGGCCTACCGCCTGCTGGAGGAGCGCGACGACGCGCCGGCGCCGGCACTGCCGGCGGCTCTGGCGAGCACGGACTGAAGCCGGGCTTGCGGAGCCAACGCCGCCCCAGTGTGGTGGATCCTAAGTTCGTTGCATCTAGGATCGCTTTTGCGGTCGTCTGGGTAGGAAGCGTCGCGCGGGCGATGCCGTCGCATCGTCAAGCGGCGCTGACGCCCTCCAGAGGGCGGCAAAAGCGACCCTTCGGGCGGCCTTGCAGGCCCCTCGGTCGTCGTTGCGCGGCTCTCGTAATGCGCCAGCATCACCACGACCCGCGCGCCTCGCCGAGACCCCTGCAAGGCCGTCCTAGATACAAGGAACTTAGGATCCACCACACTAGAGGCCGTAGCGATCGACCGCCGCCATGTCCCAGTCCATGCCGAGGCCGGGGCCGCGGGGGGTGACGCAGCCGTCGGCGAGAACCGGTGGCTCGGCGATCACCGGGCTCGCGAGGTCCAGGTACTCCAGGTAGTGCGCCAGGGGCGTGACCGGCAGGACGTGGGCGCTGGCCTCGATGAAGAGGTGGCTGGAGACCGGGATCGCGGCCGCCTCGGCCTGGCCCATGGCCCGCAGCCAGCCGGTGATGCCGCCGATCTTCATCAGGTCCGGCATGCAGAGGTCGCAGGCGCCCGCCGCGATGGCGTGGGCCATGTCGGCGGCGAACCACCAGTTCTCGCCGGTCTGGACCGGGACCGCAGAGCCCTCCCGGACCCGGGCGTGGCCGGCCAGGTCCTCGGCCGGCACCGGCTCCTCGACCCAGGTCAGGTCGAAGCGCTCCAGGGCGGCGATCCGGCGCAGGGCCTCGGGCGCGGTCAAGGACTGGTTGTAGTCGACCATCAGCCGGACCTCGGGCCCGATGACCTCGCGGACCCCGGCGACGTTCTCCAGGTCCCAGGCCAGGTCGCCGACGCCGATCTTGATCTTGATCGCGCGGAAGCCCTGCTCGAGGCTGCCCTCCAGGGCCGCGCGGTCGGCCACCGGGTCGACCACGCCGTAGCTGTCGTAGGCCGGCACCGGCCCGACCCGGCCGCCCAGCAGCGCGACCACCGGCTTGCTCAGGGCCCGGCCCTGGAGGTCCCAGAGCGCCATGTCGAGCCCCGAGAGGGCCATGCCGACCAGGCCCTGGCGGCCCATCAGGCGGAAGCGCGCCTCCAGGTCCTTGTAGAGCGCCGCGGGCGCGGCGGGCTGACCCTTGATCACCGCCTCCAGGTCGCCGAGGAAGGCGGCCAGGGCGCGCAGGGTCAGGGTGCTGTAACCGAAGATCCAGGCGCGGCCGGTCACGCCCTGCTCCGACTCCACGTCGAGCAGGAGCAGCGGCGCGTTCGGGATCGAGCCCGAGGCGGTCCTGAGCGGTCGGGCCAGCGGCGCGGCGACGGCGCGGGTGGTCAGCGCGCGGAAGGTCAATTCGGCGGTCTCGGACATGGCGGGCTCCCGGCTCCGGAAAGTGAGGTTGCCACCGGTCTAAGGCATTATCCGATCAGATGGAAACGCTTCGCGATCCCGCTGGCCGGATGCAATACCAGGGAGCGTCGATAGTGACCTGCGCTAGTCCTGCTGGAGCCGGACTGACCTGAAGACCTCCAGCGCCCAGTCTCGGCCTTCGGTGGCGGTCTCGTAGGTGAAGGTCAGGAGGCAGAGCTGCCCTTTGCCGCCGCCATCCTTGCCGATGCAGGCCTGGAAGTGCCAGCAGCGCCCGTCCTCGGCCTCGCTCTCGCTGCCCCAGCCCGTCAAGCCCTCGCCGTCGTAGGTCGCGCAGAAGCCTCGACCGCGGTGCTCCGCTTCCATCTCGCGCACCGTGTCCGCCGCCGGGCTTGCCTCGGGGGTCTTGGCTTCGAAGGTATAGCTGCTGAGATTGAGGGCGCGCTCGCCATGGGCCAGGACCGTCGTGCCTTCGTCGCCCTCGTCGTCGAGTTCGCGGAAGTAGCCGGGCATCACCAGGCTCCAGCCGCCGCCGAAGGGGCGCCGGTGCTGGCCGCGGCGGAATCCGATGCCCTCGGCCTTGGGCAGCTGCCCGGTCTCGTCGCTGGACAGCAGGTCCCTGATCTCGGCGATCTCCGCGACCGGCAGGCCGATCGACGGATCGAGCTTCCGGGCCCGGCCGAAGCATTCCACGGCCAGCTCGTAGAGCTGTTGCTCCGCCTCGTCGACCGGCGGGGTCCAGGGCAGCTCGGTCCAAGCAAGGACCAGGGCGCAGTCGCGCCAGTAGGCGGCGTCGGCCGGATGGTTCCACCAGGGAAAGAAGGCGGCGGCCAGGCTCTCGGCCCGCTCGCCTTCGGCGGCAGCCAGGGCTTCGAACCAGCCCCGGTCCCAGAAGCCCAGCGGCGAATAGGCGAATTGCTCCGTGACCAGGTGGTAGTGAAGCGGCATGGACAGGGCGATCTGGCCGATCTCGCCGTCATGTCGTTCGAGAAGAAGGTTTGCGAGGCCCTTCAGCCAGGCCAGCATCTCCTGCTGCAGCGCGCCGAAGTCGCGGCTCTCGTGATAGCCGGTCTCGTCGCCTTCGTCTTCGTCGTGGTCGCTCCAGTCCCAGTCGATCCCGGCGACCGGTCCGATCGCCTCGATCAGCTCGACCAGCATGGCGTGGTAGCCGGGCCCCACGGTCGAGGTGTTGGCCGAGACCGTGAGTTCGCCGTCGTCGCCGAAGCCGAAGTCCACCGCCTCGGCGGCCGGGTGGAAGGTCACCTCCATGCCGCCCTCGTGGGCCTGGAAGTGCAGCAGGCGGTGTTGAAGCGGATCCGGGACAGCCTGGAAGATCGCCTCCTGCAGCCGGCGGCAAAGCTCGGCATGGCTCGGCTTGCGGCGCAGCAGTCCGCGGCCCCGGGCGCTGCCATGGATCAGGAAACCGAGCCCCATCCTTTCGGCCTTTCCTTGCTCTGCGGGCGGACGGCAACGCCGGCGAGGCTAGGACCGGCCGGTGAAGATCCCTTTAACCATAGCCGGCCTTCGCTAAAGCCGGTCACGCTTTCTTGCCGGCGCCGATCTTCGGCTCCTCGCCCTTCAGCAGGCGGCGCAGGTTGCTCAGGTGCCGCGACCAGACCAGCACCGCCAGGATCGCCGCCATCTGGACCAGCTGCAGGTCGCCCAGGAAGAGCCAAGCGAAGGCCGGCCCGGCGGCCAGGGCGATCAGCGCCGCCAAGGAGGAATAGCGGAAGGTCGCGGCGATCAGCAGCCAGGTCAGGCAGCAGGCGATGCCGACCGGCCAGGCGATCGCCAGCAGCACGCCCAGGGTGGTCGCCACGCCCTTGCCGCCCTTGAACTTCAGCCAGAGCGGGAAGAGGTGGCCGAGGAGCGCGCCGTAGCCGCCCATGATGGCCATGTCCGGTCCCCAGGCCCCGGCGACCAGGACCGCGGCCGCGCCCTTGCCGCCGTCGAGCAGCAGGGTCGCCGCCGCCAGGCCCTTGCGCCCGGTGCGCAGCACGTTGGTCGCCCCGATGTTGCCGGAACCGATGGCCCGGATGTCCCCCAGGCCGGCGATCCGGGTCAGCAGCAGCCCGAAAGGCACCGCTCCCAGAAGATAGCCGCCGATCAGCGCCGCGGCGAGATAGGGACCGGAAAACTCCCAGGAGATCGGATCGGGCATGGGGGCGGGTCGGCTGTGATGGCAGAGCGAGCTTAGGTAATGATCTGTGGTTTCGGACGCTTGGGCAACCGTGACGTCCGGCCCCCAAGGCACGCAAATCAAGGCTACAAGGCTGTCAATCGGCCTGGAAGATCGTCCGCCCGTCGACCACCGTGCGCAGCACCCGGCCCTGGACCGGGTGGTTCTCGAAGGGGGAGTTCTTGGACTTGCTGCGGAAGGAGTCGGGGTCGAGGCGGCCGGCGAGCTCCAGGTCGAAGAGGACCAGGTCGGCCGGGGCGCCCACGGCCAGCCGGCCGGCCTTGAGGCCGAGGATCTCGGCCGGGG includes:
- a CDS encoding NUDIX domain-containing protein, with the protein product MQRPRVVSRPRDAASLVLLRRTEAGPEVLLGRRPASSRFMPEVYVFPGGALEPEDRQDSGLPESFATLPQGTDAATASLHPALVRCALRELHEETGLLLTDGTLPGPVSASSAVWSRYRSAARRPAFRGLSLVFRAVTPPGPPLRFDTRFFRADGVAVEGRLRGSGELEDLAWRPLAALDGLPLRRVTHAALAAALAGAGGPGTATGEA
- a CDS encoding S41 family peptidase; the encoded protein is MATVVPMALLAAACVASQEEGRSFSTTSATRLFSTGYKDINEVYIDEVSMPDLVISGLSKLSRIDPKFSILRQDSTVTVAVDGTVAQSFPAPRQEDIDAWGDLTAAALDIGLTHSRRLGSEGSASLYETVFDGVLGDLDGFSRYAGREEARNNRASREGFGGIGVRIRVVDEGVRILNVMENTPAERAGLRDDDIIVAINGETAVGLTQREIVQRLRGPMRSSVNVTVRRPDRSDSLSLDIKRGHIVPQTITYKLKGKVAYIKIAGFNQNTTRMLRLKLIEARDDLGDGLAGYVLDLRGNPGGLLDQAVEVSDLFVTKGRLVSTHGRHPDSHQYFEAEPDDEAAGKPVVVLINGNSASASEIVAAALQDSGRAVLIGSNSYGKGTVQTVLRLPNDGELTLTWARFHAPSGYALDKRGVLPDICIEDDGKTAEEIIAGLRRGLNTISPAVRQVSIDPGDSPALNALRARCPAREGTDEVDVEVAIGLLSDRTLYREAIAGGRTGSKTRQSGQVIFN
- the rnr gene encoding ribonuclease R, translating into MAAAKRQPAPFPSKDEVLAFIREQDGRVGKREIARAFQLKGQQRIALKALLKELAAEGHIERDRKRRVVAPGRLPSVTVIEAIGRDPDGELLGRPAGWSHDAPPPTIYIAPFPGGHPSLGEGERVLARLKAVGEGLYEARPMRVVGAAPRRVLGIYRPKVAEGRLVPTDKRAKREFVLRPEDAGGARNGDLVLAELLRGGNRLGLPQVRVVERLSGPGSLSLISLFEHGIPIDFPKDALKQAETAGPPSLGEREDLRQIPLVTIDGEDARDFDDAVWAAPESGRGASGRGGGWRVLVAIADVAHYVTADSPLDRSARERGNSVYFPDRVVPMLPEALSNGWCSLRPKEERGCLAVEMRLDSQGRIKTHRFFRGLMRSAARLTYTQVQAAIDGRPDETTAPLLDEVIKPLYGAYAALLRARERRGTLDLDLPERRVMLDAKGRVAAIEARERLDSHRLIEEFMIAANVAAAETLESRQRPCLYRVHDGPDPVKVEALRQFLETLDLRLARGQVLRPKLFTRLLEQVRGGAEEPLVNELVLRCQSQAAYSPRNLGHFGLALTRYAHFTSPIRRYADLLVHRSLISALGLGRDGLPGEQAAAFTEIGAHISSTERRAAAAERDAVDRFTAAFLAERVGEAFSGRISSVTRFGLFVSLDESGADGLVPISALPDDYYEHDEAGHCLVGQRWGRVYNLGDRVALRLVEASPVTGGLILHIAEDSAAADAGRGRTNHTIRKGQPKKRPVKQARNNTRVRRRRG